In Paenibacillus sp. J23TS9, a single genomic region encodes these proteins:
- the ileS gene encoding isoleucine--tRNA ligase — translation MQKVDIKEKARTRDLRVLKKWNEEDTFRKSMENREGKPNYVFYEGPPTANGAPHIGHVLGRVIKDFIGRYQTMKGYRVVRKAGWDTHGLPVELGVEKQLGISGKQEIEKYGVEEFIKKCKASVFEYEKQWRELTEAIGYWTDLDHPYITLENNYIESVWNILATIHDKGLLYRGHRVSPYCPCCQTTLSSHEVAQGYEDVKDLSATAKFKLHDSGDYVLAWTTTPWTLPAHVALAMNPDMDYARVQQEGEVYIVAKNLVEDVMKGEYQVLSTHKGSEFIGKTYTPPFTYTKPEKGNLIVGASFVTDSSGTGIVHMAPAHGEDDYKTCRENGISFISVVNAQGRYTDEITDLAGRFVKDCDLDIVKMLSEKGLLYSKEKYEHSYPFCWRCKSPLLYYAMESWFIETTAVKDQLIANNNGVKWFPGHIREGRFGKFLEDLVDWNISRNRYWGTPLNVWVCDSCNEQYAPHSFADLRERATSPLSDDFELHKPYVDEVKVHCPHCEGGVMERTSEVIDVWFDSGSMPFAQHHYPFENVENFEDQFPADMICEGIDQTRGWFYSLLAVSTLFKGVAPYKAVIATGHILDENGQKMSKSKGNVIDPWEIINEFGTDAFRWALLADSAPWNSKRFSKGIVAEAKSKVVDTLVNTHSFLTLYANIDGYDPSEHPYKPSENKLDRWIMSRLNSLIQLVDKGLAVNDFLNSAKAIEGFIDELSNWYIRRSRDRFWGSGLTEDKLAAYGTLTHVLLTLAKMMAPYTPFLSEDIYTNLGGKGSVHLADFPQADEALINKSLEADMEAARQIVELARNVRNETGIKTRQPLSELIISMDREFDVVGYQEIIKEEINVKDIVVETSDSGFVDFTLKMNLKVAGKKYGKNIGFLQGFLKGLSPDETRAAVQSGTINITSPEGEELQVTAEELLVEKHAKSGFASASGYGITVALNTEITAELEQEGWVREVVRAVQDYRKKLDLPIEKRITLVLDADEDLTQAIQAYDHVLRENVLVKDVIFGKEAAMETVDLAGKTLGVHIAE, via the coding sequence ATGCAAAAAGTTGATATCAAAGAAAAAGCACGCACACGCGATTTGCGGGTGCTGAAAAAATGGAATGAGGAAGATACCTTCCGCAAATCCATGGAAAACCGGGAAGGCAAGCCGAACTATGTGTTCTATGAAGGACCTCCAACAGCCAACGGTGCACCACATATCGGTCACGTTCTAGGCCGCGTAATCAAGGATTTTATCGGCCGCTACCAAACGATGAAAGGTTACCGTGTTGTCCGCAAAGCGGGATGGGATACGCATGGACTGCCTGTTGAGCTTGGCGTGGAAAAGCAGCTCGGCATTTCCGGTAAGCAGGAAATCGAGAAATATGGTGTGGAAGAATTCATCAAAAAATGTAAAGCCAGCGTTTTTGAATATGAAAAGCAATGGAGAGAGCTGACAGAAGCCATCGGCTACTGGACCGATCTGGATCATCCATACATCACTCTCGAGAACAACTACATCGAAAGTGTATGGAATATCCTTGCAACGATCCATGACAAAGGGTTGCTCTATCGCGGTCACCGTGTAAGCCCCTACTGCCCTTGCTGTCAAACTACACTCAGCTCCCATGAAGTGGCGCAGGGTTATGAAGATGTAAAGGACCTCAGTGCAACAGCCAAATTCAAGCTGCATGACAGCGGCGATTATGTGCTGGCCTGGACGACAACACCTTGGACGCTGCCAGCCCATGTGGCATTGGCCATGAATCCGGATATGGACTATGCGCGTGTGCAGCAGGAGGGCGAAGTGTACATCGTTGCCAAAAACCTGGTTGAAGACGTCATGAAAGGTGAATATCAAGTCTTGTCCACGCACAAGGGCTCCGAATTCATCGGTAAGACCTATACACCGCCATTCACGTACACCAAGCCGGAAAAAGGCAACCTGATCGTGGGTGCTTCCTTTGTAACGGATTCCAGCGGTACGGGTATCGTACACATGGCTCCTGCTCATGGTGAAGATGACTATAAAACCTGCCGTGAAAATGGCATCAGCTTTATCAGCGTAGTTAACGCCCAAGGCCGTTACACGGATGAGATTACGGATCTGGCCGGCCGTTTCGTGAAGGACTGCGACCTGGATATCGTGAAGATGTTGTCCGAAAAAGGTCTGCTGTACAGCAAGGAAAAATATGAGCACAGTTATCCATTCTGCTGGCGCTGCAAATCTCCGCTGCTGTATTACGCGATGGAGAGCTGGTTCATTGAAACCACTGCCGTGAAGGATCAATTGATCGCTAATAATAACGGCGTGAAATGGTTCCCGGGACATATCCGTGAAGGACGCTTCGGCAAATTCCTCGAGGATTTGGTGGATTGGAACATCAGCCGTAACCGTTACTGGGGCACTCCGCTGAACGTATGGGTTTGTGATTCCTGTAATGAACAATACGCTCCGCACAGCTTCGCGGATTTGAGAGAACGTGCAACATCTCCGCTTTCGGATGATTTTGAACTGCATAAACCATATGTTGATGAGGTTAAGGTTCACTGTCCGCACTGTGAAGGCGGGGTGATGGAACGTACCTCTGAAGTAATCGACGTTTGGTTCGACAGCGGCTCGATGCCATTTGCACAGCATCACTATCCGTTTGAAAATGTGGAGAATTTCGAGGATCAATTCCCAGCGGATATGATCTGCGAAGGTATCGACCAAACCCGCGGCTGGTTCTACAGCTTGCTGGCGGTTTCCACGCTTTTCAAAGGCGTTGCACCATACAAAGCCGTTATCGCTACCGGGCATATCCTGGATGAGAACGGTCAAAAAATGTCCAAATCCAAAGGCAATGTTATCGATCCGTGGGAGATCATCAACGAATTCGGAACGGATGCATTCCGCTGGGCTCTGCTTGCTGATAGTGCGCCATGGAACAGCAAACGCTTCTCTAAAGGCATTGTAGCCGAGGCGAAATCCAAAGTAGTGGATACGCTGGTAAACACACATTCTTTCCTGACGTTGTATGCGAACATCGATGGATACGATCCTTCCGAGCATCCATACAAACCGTCTGAAAATAAATTGGATCGCTGGATTATGTCCCGTCTCAACAGCCTGATCCAATTGGTCGACAAAGGACTTGCGGTTAATGATTTCCTGAATTCCGCAAAAGCCATCGAAGGCTTTATTGATGAGCTAAGCAACTGGTATATCCGTCGTTCCCGTGACCGTTTCTGGGGCAGCGGCCTTACCGAAGATAAACTCGCAGCTTATGGAACACTTACCCATGTGCTGCTCACACTTGCGAAAATGATGGCGCCATATACACCGTTCTTGTCTGAAGATATTTACACCAACCTCGGCGGAAAAGGCAGTGTGCATTTGGCAGATTTCCCGCAGGCGGATGAGGCTCTGATCAACAAGTCGCTTGAAGCAGATATGGAAGCAGCCCGTCAAATCGTAGAGCTTGCAAGAAATGTTCGTAATGAAACTGGCATCAAAACGCGTCAGCCATTATCAGAGCTGATCATCTCGATGGATCGTGAATTTGATGTGGTGGGTTACCAGGAGATCATCAAGGAAGAGATCAACGTGAAGGATATCGTGGTGGAAACCAGTGATAGCGGCTTTGTAGATTTCACCTTGAAGATGAACTTGAAAGTAGCCGGTAAGAAATACGGTAAAAATATTGGCTTCCTCCAAGGATTCCTCAAGGGCCTGTCTCCGGATGAAACGAGAGCGGCTGTACAATCCGGAACCATTAACATCACTTCTCCAGAAGGGGAAGAGCTTCAAGTGACTGCAGAGGAGCTGCTCGTAGAGAAGCATGCGAAGAGCGGATTTGCTTCAGCTTCAGGTTACGGTATCACGGTAGCGCTGAATACAGAGATCACAGCTGAACTCGAACAGGAAGGCTGGGTCAGGGAAGTGGTTCGTGCCGTTCAGGATTACCGTAAAAAGCTGGATCTGCCGATCGAAAAGCGTATTACATTGGTTCTGGATGCAGACGAGGACCTGACTCAGGCTATTCAGGCTTATGACCACGTCCTTCGTGAAAATGTACTGGTCAAGGATGTTATTTTCGGTAAGGAAGCTGCAATGGAAACCGTTGATTTAGCGGGTAAAACGCTCGGCGTACACATTGCGGAATAA
- a CDS encoding DUF5665 domain-containing protein has product MVHEPKKGEPATDEEKLSRIYKLTASIADQMEKSRIADYTQLLHKPWRLIWLNLLSGTARGVGIAIGFTFFAATIIYVLQVLGALNLPIIGDYIADIVRIVQRQLELNTY; this is encoded by the coding sequence ATGGTACATGAACCTAAAAAAGGTGAACCTGCGACAGATGAAGAAAAGCTGAGCCGAATATATAAGCTAACGGCCAGCATAGCTGACCAAATGGAAAAATCCCGTATTGCTGACTATACCCAGCTTCTTCATAAGCCCTGGCGGTTAATATGGTTGAATCTGCTGTCCGGAACCGCTCGAGGTGTCGGGATTGCGATCGGATTCACTTTTTTCGCTGCCACCATTATTTACGTTTTACAGGTGCTAGGTGCGCTTAACCTGCCGATCATCGGAGACTATATTGCTGATATTGTACGTATTGTACAGCGCCAGCTGGAGCTGAATACATACTGA
- a CDS encoding TraR/DksA C4-type zinc finger protein: MQHLTASQLTHLRSMLEEQQQSIQRKDQDNDHYGLDESMRDETGELSHIDNHPADLATELYNREVDLSLQDHDDHHLDSISDALQRMDQGTYGVCPICGKPIPYARLEAVPTTEYCVEDTPKQHVSDYRPVEEEFLMPPFGRTSLDEREDQNGFDGEDAWQVLENFGTSNSPAMAEGNEIHSYNEMEIEASEELEGCVEPLEAFVATDIYGNLIDIVRNQEYRRYIDKGEGIDMQQLAEEEEDEEEF, encoded by the coding sequence ATGCAGCATCTTACCGCATCACAGCTAACACATCTGCGTTCCATGCTGGAAGAGCAGCAGCAATCGATACAGCGCAAAGATCAGGACAATGACCATTACGGTCTCGATGAATCCATGCGTGATGAAACTGGCGAATTGTCGCATATTGATAACCATCCCGCAGACTTGGCCACAGAGCTATATAACCGTGAGGTGGACCTTTCCCTGCAGGATCATGATGATCATCATTTGGATTCAATCAGCGACGCCCTGCAACGAATGGACCAGGGTACGTATGGTGTATGTCCAATCTGTGGTAAACCGATTCCTTATGCCCGTCTCGAAGCTGTCCCGACAACAGAATATTGCGTCGAGGACACGCCAAAGCAGCATGTGTCGGATTATCGCCCGGTGGAGGAAGAATTTCTTATGCCTCCTTTTGGCCGTACGAGCTTGGACGAGCGTGAAGATCAAAATGGCTTCGACGGCGAGGATGCATGGCAGGTGCTCGAAAATTTCGGAACATCCAATTCTCCTGCCATGGCCGAAGGGAATGAAATCCACAGCTATAACGAGATGGAAATCGAAGCTTCAGAAGAGCTTGAAGGATGTGTTGAACCTTTGGAAGCCTTTGTGGCTACTGATATATACGGCAACCTCATTGATATTGTCCGCAATCAGGAATACCGCAGATATATCGATAAAGGCGAAGGCATCGACATGCAGCAGCTCGCTGAAGAAGAAGAGGACGAAGAGGAGTTTTAA
- the lspA gene encoding signal peptidase II has product MWYYILALIAFLVDQGTKFMIAKQLVIGEEIPVIGNFFLITSSRNNGAAFGILPNQRWFFIIVTVCVVVAIIWYMQRVRKSSSRKLLPIALSLVLGGAVGNFLDRALNGEVVDFLMLNFGSYTFPIFNIADSCIVIGVALIILDSLIDLNKTTPESKSEEGNEIV; this is encoded by the coding sequence GTGTGGTACTACATACTCGCTTTAATTGCATTTTTAGTGGATCAAGGAACGAAATTTATGATTGCCAAACAACTGGTGATCGGTGAAGAAATACCTGTTATAGGTAACTTTTTCCTGATTACCTCCAGCCGTAACAATGGTGCTGCATTCGGTATTCTTCCGAACCAAAGATGGTTTTTTATTATCGTTACCGTGTGTGTGGTCGTTGCTATTATCTGGTACATGCAAAGGGTGAGAAAATCCTCCTCGCGCAAACTGCTTCCAATTGCCCTGAGTCTCGTATTGGGAGGAGCCGTTGGCAATTTCCTCGACCGGGCTTTGAACGGGGAAGTGGTGGACTTTTTGATGTTGAATTTCGGGAGCTATACGTTTCCAATCTTCAACATTGCGGACTCCTGTATTGTGATCGGCGTCGCGCTAATTATTTTGGATTCATTGATTGATTTGAACAAAACAACACCAGAGAGCAAGAGCGAGGAAGGGAATGAAATCGTGTGA